The window caaaattctgGCAATCTTCTTTAAACCGTTTTCAATCAATCTAAGATTTTGTAGAAAATTGTATTATCTCAAATGTAATTTTGCCCCAAATTTTCAGTTCCATGCAATAGGATGGAGGAGGAAGATGGTGTAAGCGAAAGAAATAGAAAATTGAGTGACTGTTATGAGAAAAAAAGCTCTGATTTTAATAGAGTTTGGGAGACACAAATGcattaactttttatttatttatttattttaaagcaaataaACCTCTGCCTTATGGCACACAGGGGGGAATCCAGTATGGGGGCAGTGGGGGCAGCTGCCCCCACTgacatttatattttttaaaaaactcaggtattaattttgaagttttagagctTTGCCCTCATCAATGAAGGTTTAAGATTTACTCGTTctataattgaggatgaagaatggttttaaatttaatattttctttttatttttttttaattctgttttaaagcaaaacgacgtcgttttatttaattagaactacATCGTTTGGCttagaacaaaaataaaaagaataaaaagtaaatatttaaatgtaaaactaaataggtcCTAAAAAACCCCATCGGTCTCTCTTACTCCTAAAAAACCCCATCGATCTCTCTTACTCTCTTtaatatctttagttcttcttcctcaattcctctttcttcttaagcctaaattgaaatccctaatcctaattaaaattaaatcaaaatcggCAGTCAATTCCTTCGTAGTTGGATCGTTGCTCCGGCACTCCATCTCCTATTTTTGCCTCTCtgttttggtatttttttgctcttagttgaattttgattttatatttgtgctactattttacttgaacttgagcTTTGCTCTCTggttttctataattattaatttttgaaatttttttttatttcagttGTATTGTTTGCCCCCATGGGGGAGAAATCCTGGAGAATCTTATTCCTATGGATGTCTATGACTAATTCCTATGGATAATTAATGTTTGTCCCTCtgattaattatccctaaccataattaaattattaatttgattaataatgattatctagatataattagttattatttagataatggtaaattgtttatttaattatctaattagtaatcttattccgaataagattctgattaattaattacctaacacaactgggattagggttttgagaagtctataaatagactccctaaccccaacatttcgacacacacaataagaaaggaggaggaaccgttccgtcttcgtctcggctaatttatattatttcttattctctctttgatctcgtatcaatttctgttagaggcaatcattgcgattgctattattaaggttgattactgattagttattgttttctgtgttgaacaaaaacgttcgttgctcacggattgaatataagaagttgtgggcgctttgtttgcaactgtagatagttcttcacaaaaggtatttcattctatccatctttatatgaaataattaacagatcttggaaaagggaaatagataaaattttattattccgttgTGCCTAgccttgtctattttcctacatgtATTTGTATCACCCTCCCGAAGCCAAGACACACGTGATCGCTGGAACCATAttatttcttcatcatcctATACACGAATGACCTCTTTTTCAATATGGGAAATAACATTTGCCATGTCATCTATTATTGGACCATTTTCTAAATCCTACAAATTTTTGGTAAGTTTTTTCAATTTCCTCCCATCATGTTCGAAGCAATTTTTATTCCACTGTTGAAGAGAATTACCACATTGTTTCAACTTCTCACAAACATTCAACTGCCCTAACAATTTTGAACCCTAAATTGACTGAATCACTTCACTGCAATTGGGATCTTGAATCCATATTTTTTTCAAACCGAAAAGGTCTCAGTTTATGAGCATGTACCCCATCAGAATCTAATAAAATAAGTGAATGATCTGAAGCCACTCTTGCTAGAACTGAAACCAATGTTTTGGGAAACAATAATTCTTAATTCACTTGGAAGACAACCCGATCAAGTCTCTCCCGGATACGATCATTACCTTCCCTACCATTAGACCAAGTGAAATTACCCCTATAAGAACGCAAATAAAAAAGAGCACAATCATCCAGATAATTTCTGAAGGCTTCCATTGAATGATAATTATCTAAAGCCCCACCTTCCTTCTTCCTGGAATACATGATTTCATTAAAATCACCGATACAGACCTTTGGTAAGTTTTCATGACAGTGAATATCTTTCAACATATTCCAAGTATGACCCTTATTCGGACCTTCTATCCATCCATAAACCCCAAGGGTCTCCACCATAAAATACCATCCTCATCCTCTACCCCAAAATGAATGCAATGTTGGCAAAAACCCAGAAACTACAACATAAACAAATCTCTCCATATTAAAATTAAACCTTTTGACCGGTTAATTGAATAAACTTTGAAAAAATGATAGCCTACAAACTTCCTCTTTAAATACTCCCAACAACCTAGTTTCAATTAAGAATAGACCATTCGGGGATTGCCCAGGCCCCGAACGCTACAACCTACGATTGGCTGTGGCACTAGCTACTGAGGATGAAAGGGACAGCagagccatttccctccaacggttatttcgaaattcaaaatgactgatgccttgaagtgtcactataaaaggcatgtcatttgcttcattcaGACTTGATCTTCAACACGCGAAAGCTCTGagcaaattcatacttgaagatAAGATTTCGAgatgtgagtcagcacaggaaatctggaagaagctggaagtcacctatgaaggtaccaataaggtgaaggagtccaaggtgaaccagcacatgagactTTATGAGctatttgaaatgaatgatggcGAAGGCATCTCAGAGATGAATGCcagattcacaaacatcatcaatgagctcaaaagGCTTGGAAATATCTTctcagaagaagaacaagtcaagaagatacccAGGAGCCTTCCAAAGAGTTGGCAAGCTAAAAAGACTGCTGTCGAAGAAGCTCAGGATCTGACAacgtacaaatatgatgagcttatCGGATCTCttctgactcatgagatctccatgaaaagCTTTGATGtcaaagaaaagtcagaggacaagaagcagaagtcgcTACTCATGAAGGCAGACTCCACTGACAACAGTTCCTcaaatgatgaggagatggctatgtttactcGAAAGATGAAAAGGATGTTCcgcaaaaatgaaaaatatagaAAGAAGACCTACCGAAAGTATGACAAGTCCAAAGCTGAGTACAGTGCTAACAAGGTCAGAAAGGAGACTTCAAAGCCTATCACTTTAATCTTTTACACGACCCTTTACTTTCTAAAGGATGGTCAGACACAATATTACAACTCAAATCAACATTAACGTTTTTAATACGGAACGGAGAGGCCCTTAAACTTTACCCAAAAGGCTGCACAACATCATCGTCATCCTCCGGAGCATTCAAACATTCATCAAAACCATGTCCTAAACACCTATACCAATAGCAAATATTAGGTAACTTTTCATATTTACAAGAAACCCAAACAATTGTACCTTTCTAGTTCTGATCTTAACGCCATAGATCAAAGGTTTTGTCATATTTAATTACACTTGTGCTCGAACATAACTGCTCCAAACACCAACACCTTTGCCATCTAATTCCAGAACTACACCCACACAAGAAGCAATAGCTTTGATCGATGCAACATCTTGACGATTCAGTGGGAGATTGAAAATCCTAACCTAGAAGTCATAGACATCCATAGGAATTTTAGGTAATTGTTCATCACCCTCTAATTCTCGTAAAGTAACCAACTGTCGGACCATCCCTGATTACTTTCATCAAATCACGCTTTGAAGAAAACTCATTTATTCCCTAcatcttttaattaaaaattcttCACTCTCCACGTCACGGTAAAAGCATACGCCATCCCATTTAAATTAAGTGGTTGTTGTGTTTCCAACAAGACATAGACAAATTGATTTCATAGACTCCAATTCAGATGTCTTTTTTAAATCTACCAACACATCCTCTTGGTCTGACAACCGAACCTTTTTTTTTAGCAAACCTTCTAAACTAGCACTCATCATCGGGAACACAGAGACCACCACGAACAAATGAAACGAAGACTACTACAATAAAACCATATCGGACAAACAACCCTCCACCATAACTCCGGCGAGCAAGCAGTTAGAAAGAGGGAAAGATGAGACAATTATCCACggttataaaaaatttcatacttaatttagtaatattatataaacttaatttaAAAAGGTATTttagtaaatattatataaacttaatttataatcaaataatacgtaattttacatttttaaagGTAGTACTTTCtgattcaaaaagaaaaagtagtactttctttttataatttctCTCTCCCACAATAAATTTGTTATATTTGCTTTATTTTCCATTtcttaaagataaataaataaaagatttgGGCTTATAATCAAATTAGTTTTGGGCCACTAGACCTCtaaaaattgtttatttatttattgctttattttccattttttttctctaaaaaatgaaattgtttaattttctcaaaagaaaaagaaattgttTAATTTAGTATAAGATTAAGAAGTTAGTGCAGGAAAACTCAGAATCCACTTCTACAATGTCTTATCTTGATGACATATACAAATATGTCATGAGATTTGGGTATTATTGCATTACATTTATCTTTCTGATAAGTCAGTTAGATTCATATATAAACAACCTTATCTAAAAAAATCcactttcatatatatatatataaaagtttaaGCGCTAGTCGGGCAGACAGAGACCTCGAAAAAAAATCGGGAATTAGTCTGAGATTGATCGAGAATTAATTGGATTTGTATATTTTGCATTTTCTTAtctattaattaacaaattattatgtaaaaacatgtatatttataacctatatattctttttaataatatatatttttaaaaatgtgcaaacaaaaacatttcaacaataatattattgaaacaactcaaacaattaaaaaataacgTATATAAGTAATATAATTCACTAAAAACTATGAaagaataaacttaaaatcttAAACCATTTCACGAAAACAAATAGAGTACgcaattaaatacaaatatttgaaaataataaatataattcacAAACAATTATTATAATGAAgcgaaaaacaataaaaacaataataataattggttTAGGTGTTGTCTAGGCATGCGCTGCCAAATCGTTAAAAACTGTTCAGGTGGCCAAAGAATGCTTAGACAAATAAATCGAAAAAAATCGAAACGAATTCTCAATTCTAAGCGACTAGATGGAAGTTAGACTCTCGAGACGGTTTCTTGAATACTTATTTACTATTAGTTGTATATTGCTTGGTTTTCTTAGTAGAAGTTAGACCATCTCCAACCCATTTTATCATTTTTGCTATATCAaacgattttttttcattttatctcTCTGTTTTGATGTTGCTACAGTAATTTTGTAATCCATTTCTTCATTTCCTCTCTCCAAACACAAGATTTCCTTTAAATAATAGTAatattatataacaaaaaatacaataactatatttatatataaaaagataaattaaagtaagaaaataataataaaatgttatttaataTTGCATCAAATTTTTTGATGCAACATCAAATTTGATGAGAAAAACTGTATTAATCAAAACAAGATTACATTTTGATGATGGGTTGGAGAGCCGCGATTGTCAAATCTTCTTCCCAACatcaattataaaataaaacttcatattATTCTATACCACTTTTATAGCTggtaaaacaataataaataaaaaaaactataaaaaaacaaaacagacATTAcacatttttctaaaaaaaaaaaaatgttgcatGATATGTTGAATTTCAAATCTTCTAACAACTTCTACACTTCGATCAACCCAAACTATTGGgtaaaacaaaaagagaatatcACGGAACTAAATCCGTTTAGGCTTATGCTCCGGCTGATGAGTAAATTCAAAATCAACATGAACGAAAGCACGTTCAACTTGAGGAAGTTGTTCGATTTTTTCTTGAAGAGCCTCCCCAATATTATGAGCTTTTGAAAGAGACATATCTTCAGGCAATACAATGTCTACTTCCACAAAGTAATCACACCCAAATGTGTATGCTCTTACTGTGTCTATTTGCTTTATTTCTTCATGATGATTCCATATCAAATATGTTAGCTTTGCTAAATACTCCGGCGGGGCTGTTCTTGCTATTAAGGAAAATACATTCTCCTTTACTGTGCCTGACCAGTTGCCTATTGTGTACATTGCAATCTGCATTCAATAATTCTCAACGGTTAATGTTAATTGTTCGGGGTAAAGTTGGATTTTAGAGTCCATGATAAAAGTAAGTGCAAAATTAAGGTGttatgagtgtaatttaccctcataTTCATTGTACATTCTGGCAAAGAAATTTTATGTTTACTGTTGGAAATTTGTTTTGGAGGGTCAACGAGCCCCTATGATTCGATTCCTATAGGTCTGTTCCTATATTGATTACATATACAATGCACTCATTCGGTGTCAATTTTGGTCTTACTGACGTGATAACTTTTAAACTTCAAAACCAATATAAAAGTCTGTGAACtactccctccgtttcataATAATTGACGTTTTGAGAAAAATTTTTTGTTTCAAATTATTTGACGTTTTACACTTTTCAAGAAGCATTAAATGTGTTTTTTCCAATTTTGTCCTCATATAAATAAGAGGAAAGAAATTTGGAGAGATTTAAGCATTAATTGCAAGAGGGTAATAAAGTAATATTTAACTACTTTTTGGACTAATTAATAGGTTTCTTAATATGTGTGTAGAAACCTTAAAAGgcgcggctagcaaggctacccgggtccatgttaatgatttaattaaacaatttaatcccTCTTGTATTGttttaatggaaactaagattagtggtgttaaggcagatgaggtggttaaaaaatttagaaactGGAGTTGCATTAGATCGGAAGCTACTGGTCgtgctggtgggatttggcttttttggaagccagatcgaattcattttgatgttattaggattgataagcagttcattcatagCAAAGTGAACTTGTCTGGTATTAGTCCGTTCTTttttacctttgtttatgctgatCCTGTCTTGGCTAATCGTAATAGGCTTTGGGAAGTTCTCTATTCCATGAGTATTAATATGATGGATtcttggtttgtggctggtgattttaatgatatttctattatgagtgatcagagagggggggCTAATCACTATGTGAATCGTTGTCTGAATCATAAGCAGAGTATGGATATGTGTGGGCTGTCAGATTTGGGGGCTGCTGgtcataagtttacttggaagcGGAATAGTACTTTTGTTCGTCTAGATAAAGTTTATGCCAATGTTTCTGCTCAAGTCAGGTTTTCTGAGGTTTCTGTCCTTAATTTGCCCTTCAGACATTCAGATCATTGTCCTATCCTTTTTAGGCTTTATAGAGCCCAGCAGTCTAAAGGGAATAGGCCGTTTAGATATCAGGTTGCTTGGGAATCGCATCCTGAGTTTAAAAATTTTGTGAAAGAGAATTGGATTCCTCATTCTAATGTCTTACAAGCCTCGGAAGGTTTTAGAAAAAATGTTATTGATTGGAATAAGAAGATCTTTGGTCATATtattaggaggaagaataatTTGTTGAGAAGAATTGAGGGTATTCATTGCAGATTGGAGGCTAGATTTGATCATAGTTTGGATGCTCagctcagaacccttcagaaggagcttgAAGCTGTTTTAaaacaggaagagcttctttggtttcagaagTCTAGAAAAACTTGGATCAAAGATGGTGATCGTAATACCaggttttttcatctttctactattattagaaggcaTAGAAACAtgattgatgctattaaagatagtaatggtgattgggtctaTGAAAATGAAGATATTCGTAAGCTTGCTCTTAACTTTTACAAAGACTTATTCAAAGAAGAGACCTTTGATCTAAGTAAAGCTCAGTCTACTACTACTTATCCCAGGATTGAGGAGGATAATTTTCTGAAAGCCTTCCATTCCTTTAACAAGGAGGAGATTGATCATGCAATTTTTAGTATGGGGGCCACTAAAGCTCCGGGGATTGATGGCATTCCTGCTGGTTTTTATCATAAGAATTGGGAGACTGTGAAGGAAGGTATTTATAAGTTTATTGAAGGAGTGTTTGTTAATCCTGAAAACATTAAGCTTGTAAATAAGACCCTGCTAGTTCTGATACCCAAAGTTGAAaaaccttcttcttttttacaAATGAGACCTATCAGCCTTTGTAATGTTATCTATAAAACATTAACCAAGATGGTGGCTAATAGACTCCGTGGTATTCTTCCAGATATTATCAGTCAGAACCAAGGTagttttgttcctggtagacagatgatggataatgttgttattgcccaggaaatggttcactctatgaagattaagaaggGTAAAaaaggtattgtggctctcaaactggatctagaaaaagcttatgatcgcCTCAACTTGAGTTTTTTACTTGAGAGCCTTGAAAGAGCTGGAATCCCGAAGAGTTGGAGGAGGTTAATTGAGgtttgcatttcttctcctacTTTTCAGGTTTTGATTAATGGGGACATGTCTGAGGAATTCTCCTCATCCAGGGGTGTTAGGCAAGGTGATCCTATGGgcccttttctttttgttatagCTATGGAAAGATTAACTCACCTTATCCAAGAGGCTATTGATAATAGGACTTTTCGCCCTGTGTCTATTAATAGAGTCTGTCCTGCCATTACTCACTTattttttgctgatgatgttATGATTTTTGTGGAAGGGGATGAGGATTGGATGGGGGAGATTATGAAAATCATAAATTgtttttgtgaggcttctggtcAAAAACTTAATATTCAGAAGTCTAGAATGCTCTGTTCTAAGAATATGAGTACAAGTTTGTGCaagaagttgagtgatatttcggGTATTCCTTTGACCAAATCTTTTGGTAATTATCTtggggttcccctccatagCGATAGAGTCTCtaaagcttcttttaaagagATTCTGGGTAAAACTGCTAGCAAATGtgctaattggaaagctaagaccTTGTCACTAGCGGGGCGTCTTACTCTTATTCAGTCAGTCAATTGTGCGgttcctaatcatattatgcaagcctGTAGATTGCCAGAGTCGGTCCTCAAGGATCTGGATAAAATTAATCGCCGTTTTCTTTGGGGGAATTCAGGAGATAGTAAGAAAATTCATCTGGTTCCTTCGAAGGAGGTTTGTAAGCCTAGTCTGGGGATTAGACAAGCTAAAGATAATAACAAAGTTTTAttgatgaagcttctttggagaatgtggcagaaTCCTTCGGCGCTTTGGGTTCGCTTACTTTGTGGTAAgtatagaaaagataagatttttggTGGGCCAAAAGACAGAGTtgttaattgttcctttctctggaaaggtcTTAGTGCTATTTTTTCAGAATTTTGTTCTGGGATTGGTTgggatgtgggtaatggtaagacGATCAGTTTCTGGTATGATAAGTGGATTGGTGATAAGTCTCTGTTAGAGGTTTGTAGCTCCCTTCCCCCTGTTAATTATCGCAACTGGAAGATTGCTGATGTTGTGGATTCTGAAGGAGATTGGATATGGTCAAAATTTGAGGCTTTCTTTAGCTTGgatactctccttagaattagaggagtgaagattagtagCATGGAAGAGGATAAGGATAATTATTGTTGGGCTTCTACCAATAATGGTGCTTATACTTGTAAGTCTGCCTTTGAGTCCTTTAGCAACAGTGATGATGAGCCTCGGTCAGATATTTGGAAGATGTTATGGTCTATGAAAGTGCCCTACAGAATTAGAAGCTTCTTGTGGCTTGGGGTTAAAAACAGATTGCTTACTAATTCAGATAGAAAAAGGCGGCATCTGGTGGAGTCAGGAGATTGTAGCAGATGTAGAGGGCATGAAGAAACCATTtgtcatgctcttagggattgtgATAAAAGTAAAGctatttggaggaaaattctccctaGCCATATGATTGAGATGTTCTTTTCTCATTCCAATCTTGAGTGGTTTAATGATGGGGTGAGTGGGAAGTTGTTTACTAATCTGGAGCATGGTGATATCTTCTTTTCTGttgtctgtcaccaaatttgggaTTGGAGAAATAAGGAAATTTTTGGGACTGATACTATTAATATCCCGAACTTGGTTGACTTTTTTGCTAAAACGATATATCATATTATTAATAGTTTCAAGGAAGATTCTCTTGATAGAGTTATTCAAAGAAAGGCTATTCATCTTCTTTGCTGGAGAAGGCCTAGAGAAGGTTTGTTGAAGCTTAATACGGATGGCTCTTGTCTAGCCAATGGTAATATTGCTGCAGGTGGTGTCTTGAGAGATGATGGGGGTGCTTGGATCTCTGGGTTCTCACATAATCTTGGGAGAGATTCCTCCTTTTTGGCTGAGTTGTGGGGTATTTTTTCTGGCCTCACCCTGGCCAAGAATTTGGGGGTAGAGAATCTGATTGTTGAATCTGACAATCAGGAAGCTATCAGGTTAATCTCCAATAATAAAGCTATTGGATTGAATAGCAAAAATCTGATTAAAGGTATTAAGAGGCTCTGCCAGTCCTTTGTGTCTATATCTTTCTGCCATATCTTTAGAGAGCAAAACAGGGTGGCGGATCGTCTGGCGGCTGCTGGTCATGAAGGAAGTTTGGGAATCACTACTTATTCATCTCCTCCGGCTTTTCTTTCCTCGACTCTTCtagaggatgtggtgggggttagctttccaaggctaatcccgggttaattttttttaaatttttttttttttttgcttgtttgtttttattttcattttcctaccaaaaaaaatgaaacagaGGGAGTATATTAATACAAGAGTCCAAATAAACTTGAGCAATATAGTTGAACCATATAAGATGTCGACAATTACATCCATTTGAGAATCATCATGTTAGTAATATCAAAGTTAAAATTGAAATACCTCATTCAAAAGTATAATTTATTGTCATTTCACGTAGTCAAACAGTATTTATATCCCTTATTTGGACTATATTAACATGTATCATAAGTTTTTATACCTAATGGGTGTATTTTACCCTATTATCCAAACAATCGCATTTCATGATTTGTTCATATAACCTTCTATTTAgtagtttttatttaattaagtgaagttttttttttttttttttctttcaaagcataaaaagtttaaaagtttgaaaataaattttgcattttaATCCACTCAGATGATGACATGTCAACTGACGGAACTAATACTAATTGGTCCCATGTTACGGTAGAAATTTTCCTTAtaccattataaaagaaaatgcATTAGTAAACTTACTATTATAGCTCCGACGGGATCTATCCACCAGTAGAACTTGATTGCCAAAACAGCAGAAGCTAAGCCAATTGAGTTGGTAACCACATCAAAGAGATGATCTTTTGCGTATGCTCTAACAATTTCATTCTTGAATCTCCGGCAGTATACCATTAATATAAATTTAACTACTGTCACAAAAACCATGATTCCGATCATCCACATTTCTTTCACCGGATCTCTATCCGGCAGAGCCTGCAATTTCATATCAATCAGCCATTAATTTCAGACAATGACAGATGTATAACTTTGAGAAAACATATACATAGTTCTAATACATATGTTTCCCCTACTTCACTCAAAACTTCAAcaactttttgaatttttaaaaattacaaaTGACTCCTTATTTTTATCCATTTGAATTCAATAATCctctattttttaataaaaattttcaaataCAGAAAATACGAGACACGTGCTGCTACGTGTCAAGTGCTCACCACGTATCAAAAAGAAAATGTCCTATAAACAAATAATtaggaatttttgaaatttcatagaGTAGTTGGAGTATTGTGGTTATTGAATATAATTGGATAACAATAGAAAGTTATTAAATAcaattagaaaaaaataaaggttACTGAATTCAATTAGCTAAGAATAGAGGTTATTGAATACGATTGGATAAGAATATAtgttatttgaaatttttaaaagttcaagGGTTCAATTTTAAGTTTTGGGACAAATACAAAGGcaacaaaatatatatacctTTGTGATTGATTGCATTCATTAATACTGTTCTTCTCCAATTGCATTTAGTAACCTCTTATCTTTTATCGTTATCTATTTACATTCAATTCAACAATCCAAAACCATAACTGCAATGTGAATTTTCAAAAGTTCttaattttttgtttatgtgacatttttattttcacaCGTGGCAAGCACTTTGACACGTAGCAGAACGTTTTTTTTTACATCCAATAAACTTTATTGAGAAATAGAAGGTTATtgtatgaaattaaaaaaaatatagatcaattgaaatttttaaaagttcagtGCAATTGGATAAAAATATGTAGTTATAGAATAAAAATTGGATAAGAATAGAGAGTGAATGCAAGAATAAGGAACCTTTGAAAGTTCGGggattcaattgaagttttggaACAAATGGAACATATGAAGTAAGCcaaaaatataagtatatacCTTTGTGATTAGTTGTCTTCCTGATTCAAACAAAATCTGTAATCCAAGAGTCGCCATTACTGATGCAAATATCACAATTCCCTACACAAAATATCAGAAAAAAGAATCAATTAGGTcttaattaattgaattatcGAAGAATAACACAGAGAGAGAAGAAAGGGGCATACAACAGGTTGCATCCTCT is drawn from Euphorbia lathyris chromosome 9, ddEupLath1.1, whole genome shotgun sequence and contains these coding sequences:
- the LOC136206394 gene encoding metal tolerance protein 10-like; its protein translation is MSSPRTDSFDYRTELLSPPPPGEEPKVAGVPSWRLNIDQFQVPDIAKHSSYSLRSALSNIKKQKRIAEYYARQESLLKEFNEVDTFTELGILPGVLTESEMKTMERNVKIAIYASNIANMVLFVAKLYASVVSKSMAVIASTVDSLLDLLSGFILWFTDYAMRSPNHYRYPIGKQRMQPVGIVIFASVMATLGLQILFESGRQLITKALPDRDPVKEMWMIGIMVFVTVVKFILMVYCRRFKNEIVRAYAKDHLFDVVTNSIGLASAVLAIKFYWWIDPVGAIIIAMYTIGNWSGTVKENVFSLIARTAPPEYLAKLTYLIWNHHEEIKQIDTVRAYTFGCDYFVEVDIVLPEDMSLSKAHNIGEALQEKIEQLPQVERAFVHVDFEFTHQPEHKPKRI